A genomic window from Anticarsia gemmatalis isolate Benzon Research Colony breed Stoneville strain chromosome 24, ilAntGemm2 primary, whole genome shotgun sequence includes:
- the LOC142983664 gene encoding cytochrome P450 4c21-like: MYVVVILCGIACVYSIYSRWRRNARAPKMPPAYPGALPLIGHTHLLLLWSRDLFGLLTSMSNFCLKSGGVTCGYFAGQTYYGIVDPEDAVTVSNTLMFKHYLYKVAEPWLGLGLITSSGALYKHHRRLLIPAFSLPVLYGFLDVFNEQSRRLVEMLDSYVGRGPFDPVMIFRNITLRSSCITVFGDVDEKDNDFITKYAETVDQVLDIMMERLKKVWLHNEFIFGLTSIKKKQDNLLKHLDEISYEVIQRKRIDLKNKANLGTLSETEDPQRPLIDVMLELSSDGALTDTEIRDELNTTVAASFETTSQQLSFIAVYLGSYPEVQDKIYHEVMEVVGDRDVEKQDLSQLVYTEAVIKECLRMIPAIPLIPRYVDKEVKLKNYTLRANTHVFFMPLGIHRHPSWGPDVEEFKPERWLNKETQAHLANLNFSFSFGARSCIGRKYAMVSIKIALVHLVRQFRLKADHTKMKLKIDMVTRPASGHEIEVQRRIPKYDENQNVPDVFEDSSSFII, encoded by the exons ATGTATGTAGTGGTAATTTTGTGTGGTATTGCTTGTGTGTATAGTATTTATTCGCGATGGAGACGTAATGCGCGGGCGCCTAAGATGCCGCCAGCCTACCCTGGCGCTTTGCCTTTAATTGGACATACTCATCTGTTGTTGCTTTGGTCTAGGG attTATTTGGTCTTTTAACTTCAATGAGTAATTTTTGCCTAAAGTCTGGAGGGGTCACATGCGGATATTTTGCAGGACAAACTTATTATG GTATAGTTGATCCAGAAGATGCCGTGACTGTATCCAATACGTTAATGTTCAAGCATTATTTGTACAAGGTTGCTGAACCCTGGCTTGGATTAGGGCTAATTACTAGTAGTG GAGCATTATACAAACATCATAGAAGGCTGTTAATCCCAGCGTTCAGTCTACCAGTGCTGTACGGTTTCCTGGATGTCTTCAATGAGCAGTCCAGACGTCTGGTGGAGATGCTGGACAGCTACGTCGGGAGAGGACCTTTCGATCCTGTCATGATCTTCAGAAATATTACTTTAAGATCTTCCTGTA TAACAGTATTCGGCGACGTTGACGAGAAAGATAatgattttataacaaaatacgcGGAAACAGTTGACCAAGTATTAGACATTATGATGGAAAGGCTCAAGAAGGTTTGGTTGCACAACGAGTTTATATTCGGACTCACAAGTATCAAGAAGAAGCAAGATAATCTACTGAAACATTTGGATGAAATCTCTTACGAGGTTATACAGAGAAAACGAatagatttgaaaaataaagcgAATCTCGGAACACTTTCTGAAACAG AAGATCCTCAAAGACCCTTAATAGACGTGATGCTGGAACTATCTTCCGATGGAGCACTAACAGACACTGAGATCAGGGATGAACTGAACACGACTGTAGCTGCGAGCTTTGAGACCACTTCACAGCAACTCTCCTTCATTGCTGTTTATTTGGGGTCTTATCCTGAAGTGCAGGACAAAATTTATCATGA GGTCATGGAAGTAGTTGGTGATAGAGATGTGGAGAAGCAGGACTTGTCGCAACTGGTGTACACAGAAGCAGTGATTAAGGAATGTCTGCGAATGATACCCGCTATACCGCTCATACCCAGATATGTGGACAAAGAAGTTAAACTAA AAAACTACACACTACGTGCCAATACGCACGTGTTTTTCATGCCACTAGGCATCCATCGGCATCCATCCTGGGGTCCTGATGTAGAAGAATTCAAACCAGAACGATGGCTCAACAAGGAGACGCAGGCACATCTCGCTAATTTGAACTTTAGCTTTAGTTTCGGCGCTAGATCTTGTATAG GAAGAAAATACGCAATGGTATCAATAAAAATCGCTCTAGTACATTTAGTAAGGCAGTTTCGTTTGAAAGCAGACCATACGAAGATGAAGTTAAAGATAGACATGGTGACGAGACCAGCTAGCGGTCACGAGATCGAGGTCCAGAGGCGAATACCGAAATATGATGAGAATCAAAATGTTCCCGATGTTTTTGAAGATAGTTCTTCATTTATTATCTAA